One window of Phalacrocorax carbo chromosome 1, bPhaCar2.1, whole genome shotgun sequence genomic DNA carries:
- the ASCL1 gene encoding achaete-scute homolog 1, which yields MASGSPARMASGAGQPPFLQPACFFAAAVAAAAAAAPPGPPPGAPPPQLSPAGGQPSPGGKPSAPRAAKRQRSASPELMRCKRRLNFSGFGYSLPQQQPAAVARRNERERNRVKLVNLGFATLREHVPNGAANKKMSKVETLRSAVEYIRALQQLLDEHDAVSAAFQAGVLSPTISPSYSHDMNSMAGSPVSSYSSDEGSYDPLSPEEQELLDFTSWF from the coding sequence ATGGCCAGCGGTAGCCCCGCCAGGATGGCCAGCGGCGCCGGGCAGCCGCCCTTCCTGCAGCCGGCCTGCTTCTTCGCCGCGGCggtggccgccgccgccgccgccgccccgccggggccgccgccgggggcGCCTCCGCCGCAGCTGAGCCCGGCGGGCGGGCAGCCCTCGCCGGGCGGCAAGCCCTCGGCCCCGCGGGCCGCCAAGCGGCAGCGCTCGGCCTCGCCGGAGCTGATGCGCTGCAAGAGGCGGCTCAACTTCAGCGGCTTCGGGTACAGcctcccgcagcagcagccggcGGCCGTGGCGCGGCGCAACGAGCGGGAGCGCAACCGGGTGAAGCTGGTGAACCTGGGCTTCGCCACGCTGCGGGAGCACGTCCCCAACGGCGCCGCCAACAAGAAGATGAGCAAAGTGGAGACGCTCCGCTCCGCCGTCGAGTACATCCGcgccctgcagcagctgctcgACGAGCACGACGCCGTCAGCGCCGCCTTCCAGGCCGGCGTCCTCTCGCCCACCATCTCGCCCAGCTACTCCCACGACATGAACTCCATGGCGGGCTCCCCCGTCTCCTCCTACTCCTCCGACGAGGGCTCCTACGACCCGCTCAGCCccgaggagcaggagctgctcgACTTCACCAGCTGGTTCTGA